In a genomic window of Amycolatopsis japonica:
- a CDS encoding NmrA family NAD(P)-binding protein codes for MTVLVTGATGNTGRHVVAELLRRGERVRALTRNPAEARLPAGVELVEGTHTAPETLTEALAGVTKLHITVTAGLADVGVDLVKRAVDAGVRRMTIVWGGYVGPTEQAMAESGVEWTRLEPQEFMSNALTWVDSVRAEGVIREPFDLPSAVVHEGDIGAVAATALVEDGHSGKVYNLTGPQALTTSERIAILGSAVGRDITLEQITRQQAIDRLLAEGVSVADAEYVVGWHSDPPVEARTVVGTIEKVTGRPARTFAQWVAEHADRFRP; via the coding sequence ATGACCGTCTTGGTAACCGGAGCGACCGGGAACACCGGCCGCCACGTGGTGGCCGAACTCCTCCGCCGTGGGGAACGCGTCCGGGCACTCACCAGGAACCCCGCCGAAGCCCGGCTTCCGGCGGGTGTCGAACTCGTGGAAGGCACCCACACCGCGCCGGAGACCTTGACCGAGGCCTTGGCAGGTGTCACCAAGCTGCACATCACGGTCACGGCGGGACTCGCGGATGTCGGCGTCGATCTGGTCAAGCGTGCCGTGGACGCGGGCGTGCGCCGGATGACCATCGTGTGGGGCGGTTACGTCGGGCCGACGGAACAGGCCATGGCCGAATCCGGGGTGGAATGGACGCGCCTGGAGCCGCAGGAGTTCATGTCCAACGCCCTGACCTGGGTCGACTCCGTCCGCGCCGAGGGCGTGATCCGGGAGCCGTTCGACCTTCCGAGCGCCGTGGTGCACGAGGGCGACATCGGCGCCGTCGCCGCCACCGCACTCGTGGAGGACGGGCATTCGGGCAAGGTCTACAACCTCACCGGGCCGCAGGCCCTGACCACGAGCGAACGGATCGCGATCCTCGGCTCCGCGGTCGGCCGTGACATCACACTGGAGCAGATCACGCGGCAACAGGCGATCGACCGGCTGCTGGCCGAAGGCGTTTCGGTCGCGGACGCCGAGTACGTCGTCGGCTGGCACAGCGATCCGCCCGTGGAGGCGCGAACCGTCGTCGGCACGATCGAGAAGGTGACCGGACGACCCGCCCGCACGTTCGCGCAGTGGGTCGCCGAACACGCCGACCGATTCAGGCCGTGA
- a CDS encoding membrane protein translates to MSKRIRKFHRWTSLVFVATVIVCFVVVAQGDPAQWVLYTPLPPLFLLMFSGLYLFALPYTAKRRNRRRVAG, encoded by the coding sequence GTGAGCAAGCGGATCCGGAAGTTCCACCGGTGGACGTCGCTCGTCTTCGTCGCCACCGTCATCGTGTGCTTCGTCGTGGTGGCGCAGGGCGACCCGGCGCAGTGGGTGCTCTACACGCCGCTGCCGCCGCTCTTCCTGCTGATGTTCAGCGGGCTGTACCTGTTCGCGCTGCCGTACACCGCCAAGCGGCGCAATCGGCGGCGGGTGGCCGGGTAA
- a CDS encoding glycoside hydrolase family 3 protein — MSLTLLGGTVVATPAAVAAEQPVIGKPALDRDGCARIEKSLPTLADWPKVESRFKGKAGDEQRIARILEGMTLEEKVGQMTQPEIAAITPDEVRQYSIGSVLNGGGSWPNKDKHASQQDWLKLADSYWDAAKGSRTKIPVIWGIDAVHGNNNVYGATVFPHNIGLGAAHDPCLVRDISAATARQIRATGQDWAFAPTLAVVKDDRWGRTYEGFSEDPRITRAYGYEAINGLQDGSTKRIGYNGVIGTAKHFIGDGGTLKGQDQGVNPSSEAEMINVHGQGYYGALAAGSQTVMVSFNSWTNAELGIDEGKLHGSDKALNQILKGKMGFDGLVVSDWNGIGQVPGCTNASCPQAINAGIDIVMVPNDWKAFITNTVAQVNSGQIPVSRIDDAVTRILRVKLRSGLYESQKPSDRSYANSDEALKETWLARDAVRSSQTLLKNNGNVLPLKPKSKVLVVGKSADSIQNQTGGWTLSWQGTGNTNADFPNATSILAGLKQQLGDGNVTFDEKGDTDPKGYDAVIAVIGETPYAEGVGDLTRKTLEASKLYPEDLAVLDKVRGKSAPVVTVYVGGRPLYMNKEINRSDAFVAAWLPGTEGGGVADVLVKGGFKGTLPYSWPKSACQTPLNAGSADYDPLFKLGYGLKTGQRVTVGQLDETTGPVACGSTGGGGTATEDLEVFNRTDVAPYKGFIGSAENWGGTEIGPDGTASHAEITVVQSDVNVQQDGLKSTWTGTGPAQIYFQNPAGTNDLRGYLNADAALEFDTVVHEAPANRTVISMHCVYPCFSEVNATKLFTDLAGAPKSTVKIPVSCFANGLDLENVNTPFLVYTDGRFSASFANVRWVPKGAQDPDARPCSSLN; from the coding sequence ATGAGTCTCACCCTGCTCGGCGGGACCGTGGTGGCCACGCCCGCCGCCGTCGCCGCCGAGCAGCCGGTGATCGGGAAACCCGCGCTCGACCGGGACGGCTGCGCCCGCATCGAGAAGAGCCTGCCGACGCTCGCCGACTGGCCGAAGGTCGAGAGCCGGTTCAAGGGCAAGGCCGGTGACGAACAGCGGATCGCCAGGATCCTCGAGGGGATGACCCTGGAGGAGAAGGTCGGGCAGATGACGCAGCCCGAGATCGCCGCGATCACCCCCGACGAGGTCCGGCAGTACTCGATCGGCTCGGTCCTCAACGGCGGCGGCTCGTGGCCGAACAAGGACAAGCACGCCTCCCAGCAGGACTGGCTGAAACTCGCCGATTCCTATTGGGACGCCGCGAAGGGCAGCAGGACGAAGATCCCGGTGATCTGGGGCATCGACGCCGTGCACGGCAACAACAACGTGTACGGGGCCACCGTCTTCCCGCACAACATCGGGCTCGGCGCGGCGCACGACCCGTGCCTGGTGCGCGACATCTCCGCGGCGACGGCCCGGCAGATCCGCGCCACCGGCCAGGATTGGGCCTTCGCGCCGACGCTGGCCGTCGTGAAGGACGACCGCTGGGGACGCACCTACGAAGGGTTCTCCGAGGACCCGCGGATCACCAGGGCCTACGGCTACGAGGCGATCAACGGTCTCCAGGACGGCTCCACCAAACGCATCGGCTACAACGGCGTGATCGGCACCGCCAAGCACTTCATCGGTGACGGCGGCACCCTCAAGGGACAGGATCAGGGCGTCAACCCGTCGTCCGAAGCCGAGATGATCAACGTCCACGGCCAGGGTTACTACGGCGCGCTCGCCGCGGGCTCCCAGACCGTGATGGTGTCGTTCAACAGCTGGACCAACGCCGAGCTGGGCATCGACGAGGGCAAGCTGCACGGCAGTGACAAGGCGCTGAACCAGATCCTCAAGGGCAAGATGGGCTTCGACGGCCTCGTCGTGTCGGACTGGAACGGTATCGGCCAGGTTCCGGGCTGTACCAACGCCTCCTGCCCGCAGGCGATCAACGCCGGCATCGACATCGTGATGGTGCCGAACGACTGGAAGGCGTTCATCACCAACACCGTCGCCCAGGTGAATTCCGGCCAGATCCCGGTCTCGCGGATCGACGACGCGGTGACCCGTATCCTGCGCGTCAAGCTGCGCTCCGGGCTGTACGAGTCGCAGAAGCCGTCGGACCGGTCCTATGCCAACTCCGACGAAGCGCTGAAGGAGACCTGGCTGGCGCGCGACGCGGTCCGTTCCTCGCAGACGTTGCTGAAGAACAACGGCAACGTGCTGCCGCTCAAGCCGAAGTCGAAGGTGCTCGTCGTCGGCAAGAGCGCGGACAGCATCCAGAACCAGACCGGCGGCTGGACGCTGAGCTGGCAGGGGACCGGCAACACCAACGCAGACTTCCCGAACGCCACGTCGATCCTGGCCGGGCTCAAGCAGCAACTCGGTGACGGCAACGTCACCTTCGACGAGAAGGGCGACACCGACCCGAAGGGCTACGACGCGGTCATCGCCGTCATCGGCGAGACCCCGTACGCGGAAGGCGTCGGCGACCTGACGCGCAAGACGCTGGAGGCTTCGAAGCTCTACCCCGAGGATCTGGCCGTGCTCGACAAGGTCCGCGGGAAGAGTGCTCCGGTCGTCACCGTCTACGTCGGCGGCCGCCCGCTGTACATGAACAAGGAGATCAACCGCTCCGACGCGTTCGTCGCGGCCTGGCTGCCGGGTACCGAAGGGGGCGGCGTCGCGGATGTCCTGGTCAAGGGTGGCTTCAAGGGCACGCTGCCGTACTCGTGGCCGAAGAGCGCGTGCCAGACGCCGCTGAACGCGGGTTCGGCTGACTACGACCCGCTGTTCAAACTCGGCTACGGGCTCAAGACCGGGCAGCGCGTCACGGTCGGGCAGCTCGACGAGACGACCGGGCCGGTGGCGTGTGGCTCGACCGGTGGCGGCGGTACCGCGACCGAGGACCTCGAGGTGTTCAACCGCACCGATGTCGCGCCGTACAAGGGTTTCATCGGTTCCGCGGAGAATTGGGGCGGTACCGAGATCGGCCCCGACGGCACCGCTTCACACGCCGAGATCACCGTCGTGCAGTCGGACGTGAACGTGCAGCAGGACGGGCTCAAGTCGACCTGGACCGGCACCGGCCCGGCGCAGATCTACTTCCAGAACCCGGCCGGTACCAACGATCTTCGGGGTTACCTCAACGCCGACGCGGCGCTGGAGTTCGACACGGTCGTGCACGAGGCGCCGGCCAACCGGACCGTGATCAGCATGCATTGCGTCTACCCGTGCTTCTCCGAGGTGAACGCGACCAAGCTGTTCACCGATCTCGCGGGCGCGCCGAAGTCGACGGTGAAGATCCCGGTGTCGTGCTTCGCGAACGGGCTGGATCTGGAGAACGTCAACACGCCGTTCCTGGTGTACACCGACGGCCGGTTCTCGGCTTCGTTCGCGAACGTGCGGTGGGTGCCCAAGGGGGCGCAGGATCCTGACGCGAGACCCTGCTCGAGCCTGAACTGA
- a CDS encoding MFS transporter — protein MPGRYRELFSAKGSFAFFAAGLVARMPVPMTGIGIITMLAQTRGDYGLAGLVSATFTLSMALLGPQVSRLVDRRGQSRILMPATGISVMALGALLLCARFGAPVWTLYVSAVLAGFMPSMAAMVRARWSWLYHGSPRLHTAFALESVVDELTFVIGPALSVALCTTAFPEAGPLVAVVFLAIGVVLFVAQRGTEPPVRPTTGSAGISPVRMGAVRVLVLTLMAGGIIVGTVDVVSVAFAERSGSPSAAGVVVSVYAVGSAISGLVFGTLKPAMTPPRLLLIGTAGTAASAVPLLLVDDVVGLCAVVFVAGLFFSPTMIVVMGMIETVVSAEKLTEGMTWAITGLSVGVALGAAVSGEAVDRFGPGGGFAVAVAAGALIILVALLSYPLLSRKTVTSEEVAC, from the coding sequence GTGCCGGGCCGGTATCGAGAGCTGTTCTCCGCGAAGGGCTCCTTCGCCTTCTTCGCCGCGGGGTTGGTCGCCAGGATGCCGGTCCCCATGACGGGAATCGGCATCATCACGATGCTGGCGCAGACGCGGGGCGACTACGGGCTCGCCGGTCTGGTCTCGGCGACGTTCACACTGTCCATGGCGCTGCTCGGGCCTCAGGTCTCGAGGCTGGTGGACCGCCGGGGGCAGAGCCGGATCCTGATGCCGGCGACTGGGATCAGTGTGATGGCGCTCGGCGCGCTCCTGCTCTGCGCCCGCTTCGGGGCGCCGGTCTGGACGCTGTACGTGTCCGCGGTCCTGGCCGGGTTCATGCCCAGCATGGCGGCGATGGTCCGGGCCAGGTGGTCGTGGCTGTACCACGGCTCGCCTCGACTGCACACGGCTTTCGCGTTGGAGTCGGTGGTCGACGAACTGACCTTCGTCATCGGGCCCGCGCTGTCGGTGGCGTTGTGCACCACCGCGTTCCCCGAGGCCGGGCCGCTGGTCGCCGTGGTGTTCCTCGCGATCGGAGTGGTGCTCTTCGTCGCGCAACGCGGGACAGAACCGCCCGTGCGGCCGACGACCGGATCGGCCGGAATCTCGCCTGTCCGGATGGGTGCGGTGCGGGTACTGGTGCTGACGCTGATGGCGGGCGGCATCATCGTCGGCACGGTCGACGTCGTCAGTGTGGCGTTCGCGGAGCGATCCGGATCGCCGTCGGCCGCGGGGGTGGTCGTGTCCGTTTACGCGGTGGGCTCCGCCATCTCAGGACTGGTCTTCGGGACGCTCAAACCGGCCATGACACCGCCTCGGTTGCTCCTGATCGGTACCGCCGGCACGGCCGCGAGCGCGGTGCCGCTGCTGCTCGTGGACGACGTCGTGGGTTTGTGCGCGGTGGTGTTCGTCGCCGGGTTGTTCTTCTCTCCCACGATGATCGTCGTCATGGGGATGATCGAAACGGTCGTCTCCGCGGAGAAACTGACCGAAGGGATGACATGGGCGATCACGGGCCTCAGCGTCGGGGTCGCGTTGGGTGCCGCGGTGTCCGGTGAGGCCGTCGACCGGTTCGGGCCCGGCGGCGGATTCGCTGTGGCGGTCGCCGCCGGTGCTTTGATCATCCTCGTCGCTCTGCTCTCGTATCCTCTGCTGAGCAGGAAGACCGTGACCAGCGAGGAGGTGGCGTGCTGA
- a CDS encoding TetR/AcrR family transcriptional regulator produces the protein MLNEPITDGRLAKGERRKRELIEATLRIVAREGVSGVSHRTVAREAGLPATAAAYHFQGIEELLTAALTWCMDEDAERMRVLAAEADGGEDALRRFATLLAEVVARPGHLLAEYELYLLAAREPKLRESTDRWMAALADFARRFTRDPVRVEMLVALVDGVLLQGLLRDEPPTAERFEALLRTALGS, from the coding sequence GTGCTGAACGAGCCGATCACCGACGGCCGTCTCGCCAAGGGGGAGCGGCGCAAACGGGAATTGATCGAGGCCACCCTGCGCATCGTCGCGAGGGAAGGGGTTTCGGGGGTCAGCCACCGCACCGTCGCCCGCGAGGCCGGCTTGCCCGCGACTGCGGCCGCGTACCACTTCCAGGGGATCGAGGAGCTGCTGACCGCCGCGCTCACCTGGTGCATGGACGAGGACGCCGAGCGGATGCGGGTACTCGCCGCCGAGGCCGACGGCGGTGAGGACGCGCTGCGGCGGTTCGCCACCTTGCTGGCCGAAGTCGTCGCCAGACCCGGGCATCTGCTGGCGGAGTACGAGCTGTATCTCTTGGCGGCACGAGAGCCGAAGCTCCGCGAGTCGACTGATCGCTGGATGGCGGCGTTGGCGGATTTCGCACGCCGATTCACCCGTGATCCGGTACGGGTCGAGATGCTGGTCGCGTTGGTGGACGGTGTTCTTCTGCAGGGATTGCTGCGCGACGAACCGCCGACGGCGGAGCGGTTCGAGGCCCTCCTGCGGACCGCTTTGGGCTCGTGA
- a CDS encoding aldo/keto reductase has protein sequence MEYRRLGASGLSVSEISYGNWLTHPDGAECVQAALDAGITTFHTAAAWDGGAAEENLAEALSHARRDDLVLCTGVFWPEGPGANDAGLSRKHLVTSVNGSLRRLRTDYIDVYQLLRFDYRTPLEETFLALSDLVRQGKILYAGTAEWTAEQLLEARPIAERHGVPLVANQPHYSMLWRVAEAQVMPVCERSGIGQFASVPLAQGVLTGKYRPGEIPPGSRGAKAVETRPLLLPDLLERVGMLRGVADEAGLTMAQLALAWTLQHNTVASVVMGASTAAQVTENAKAAGVVLDLDALTRIDHLLGSFVQTDPRLTWSPPATT, from the coding sequence ATGGAGTACCGCAGGCTCGGCGCGAGCGGGCTTTCCGTCAGTGAGATCTCCTACGGCAACTGGCTCACGCACCCCGACGGCGCGGAATGCGTGCAGGCCGCACTCGACGCGGGCATCACGACCTTCCACACCGCGGCCGCCTGGGACGGCGGTGCCGCCGAAGAGAACCTCGCCGAGGCGCTGAGCCACGCGCGTCGCGACGATCTCGTCCTGTGCACCGGTGTCTTCTGGCCGGAAGGCCCGGGTGCCAACGACGCGGGCCTCAGCCGCAAGCACTTGGTGACCTCGGTGAACGGCTCGCTGCGGCGTCTGCGCACCGACTACATCGACGTCTACCAGTTGCTGCGGTTCGACTACCGCACGCCGCTGGAGGAGACGTTCCTCGCGCTGTCGGATCTGGTGCGGCAGGGGAAGATCCTCTACGCCGGCACCGCGGAATGGACGGCGGAACAGCTGCTGGAAGCGCGGCCGATCGCCGAACGGCACGGCGTCCCGCTGGTGGCGAACCAGCCGCATTACTCGATGCTCTGGCGGGTCGCCGAGGCCCAGGTGATGCCGGTCTGCGAACGGTCCGGCATCGGCCAGTTCGCGTCGGTCCCCCTCGCGCAGGGCGTGCTGACCGGCAAGTACCGGCCGGGCGAGATCCCGCCGGGCTCACGAGGCGCGAAGGCGGTCGAGACGCGGCCGTTGCTCCTGCCGGACCTCCTCGAACGCGTCGGCATGCTGCGCGGCGTCGCCGACGAGGCCGGACTGACCATGGCCCAGCTGGCGCTCGCGTGGACGTTGCAGCACAACACCGTCGCTTCGGTGGTGATGGGCGCGAGCACCGCCGCCCAGGTGACCGAGAACGCGAAGGCGGCCGGGGTGGTGCTGGACCTCGACGCGCTGACGCGGATCGATCACCTGCTGGGCAGCTTCGTGCAGACGGATCCGCGGCTGACCTGGTCACCTCCGGCGACCACCTGA
- a CDS encoding SDR family oxidoreductase: MEVTGRVVVLTGAAHGIGAAMARRFAAEGAAGVVVSDLDLEAADEVVAGITASGGTAIARHADASSKEDLKMLVTEARAAFGPVDLFCSNAGAAFGTGVHAADEQWTRSWAINVMQHVHAAQVALPAMLSRGHGYLLITASGAGLLGTPGDAPYSVTKHAAVGLAEWLAITYRPRGVRVSALCPLGVRTALLEPGIAAGHPAALAIAAAAPLLEPEDVAESVVHGLASEEFLILPHESVRETYARKAAGLDEWIDRTILETGARKR, translated from the coding sequence GTGGAAGTGACAGGACGGGTCGTCGTGCTGACCGGCGCGGCACACGGTATCGGCGCCGCCATGGCCAGGCGGTTCGCCGCCGAGGGCGCGGCCGGGGTGGTGGTCTCCGATCTCGATCTCGAGGCCGCGGACGAGGTCGTCGCCGGGATCACCGCCTCGGGCGGCACCGCGATCGCGCGCCACGCCGACGCGTCGTCCAAAGAGGACTTGAAGATGCTGGTGACCGAGGCCCGCGCGGCGTTCGGCCCGGTGGACCTCTTCTGCTCCAACGCCGGTGCCGCGTTCGGGACGGGCGTGCACGCCGCGGACGAACAGTGGACGCGGTCGTGGGCGATCAACGTCATGCAGCATGTGCACGCCGCACAGGTCGCGCTCCCAGCGATGCTGAGCCGGGGCCACGGATATCTGCTGATCACGGCGTCGGGCGCGGGCCTGCTGGGCACTCCCGGCGACGCGCCGTACTCGGTGACCAAGCACGCGGCCGTCGGGCTCGCCGAATGGCTGGCCATCACCTACCGGCCGCGCGGGGTGCGGGTCAGCGCGCTGTGCCCGCTCGGTGTGCGGACCGCGCTGCTGGAGCCGGGTATCGCCGCCGGTCACCCCGCCGCGCTCGCGATCGCCGCCGCGGCACCGCTGCTGGAGCCGGAGGACGTCGCGGAGTCCGTCGTGCACGGGCTTGCGTCGGAGGAGTTCCTGATCCTGCCGCACGAATCGGTGCGGGAGACCTACGCCCGCAAGGCGGCCGGGCTCGACGAATGGATCGACCGCACCATCCTCGAAACCGGCGCGCGGAAGAGGTGA